In Aridibaculum aurantiacum, the following proteins share a genomic window:
- a CDS encoding Crp/Fnr family transcriptional regulator, producing MNLYFYLMQEILLKLQAVVNAVHPLDVEEWNDFIAIWQPFSAKRKTILTATGDTEKYLYFVAEGVQRAYYVKEDDKEATLVFTYAGSFSGVADSFLLQQPSRYYLETLTQSEFIRTSYIQVNELLKKYHNFETFIRKSVAITLAGTLQRQIELQCFSAEEKFRILLKRSPHVLQMIPHKYLASYLGLDATTFSKLLGSVRI from the coding sequence GTGAATTTATATTTTTACCTGATGCAGGAAATACTACTGAAACTACAAGCTGTTGTTAACGCAGTTCATCCACTGGATGTGGAAGAGTGGAATGACTTCATTGCTATCTGGCAACCATTTTCAGCAAAAAGAAAAACCATACTTACGGCAACTGGTGATACGGAGAAGTACCTATACTTTGTAGCAGAGGGTGTACAACGTGCTTACTATGTAAAAGAGGACGATAAAGAAGCTACATTGGTATTTACTTATGCAGGTTCTTTTAGTGGTGTGGCTGATAGTTTCCTGTTGCAACAGCCATCGCGTTACTACCTGGAAACACTTACACAAAGTGAGTTTATACGCACCAGCTATATACAGGTAAATGAACTTTTGAAGAAGTACCACAACTTTGAAACTTTCATTAGAAAGTCGGTAGCTATTACGCTGGCAGGTACCCTACAGCGACAGATAGAACTGCAGTGTTTTTCTGCTGAAGAAAAATTCCGCATCCTACTGAAGCGGAGTCCGCATGTACTTCAAATGATACCGCACAAATATTTGGCATCCTACCTTGGCTTAGACGCTACTACTTTTAGTAAGCTGTTGGGGAGTGTGAGGATATAA
- the rpsP gene encoding 30S ribosomal protein S16, with translation MRLQRHGSKKRPFYFIVVADARAPRDGKFIQKVGTYNPLTVPATIQLDRQKALEWLHKGAQPTDTVRRILSFKGVLYLKHLLRGVSLGLFDQATAMEKFQVWHEEHEAQVRKRSDDNRKAQRARRNPPVVRRVETRSEAPAAESPAAEGTTEA, from the coding sequence ATGAGACTGCAAAGACACGGAAGCAAAAAGCGTCCTTTCTACTTTATAGTAGTTGCTGACGCCCGTGCACCAAGAGATGGTAAGTTCATCCAAAAGGTCGGAACTTACAACCCATTAACTGTACCAGCTACTATTCAGCTGGATCGTCAGAAAGCATTAGAGTGGCTACATAAAGGAGCCCAGCCTACTGATACAGTTCGCAGAATTCTCTCTTTCAAGGGAGTGCTATACCTGAAACACCTATTACGTGGTGTTAGCCTAGGATTGTTTGACCAAGCTACCGCCATGGAGAAATTCCAGGTGTGGCATGAAGAACACGAAGCACAGGTAAGAAAGCGCAGCGACGACAATCGTAAAGCCCAGAGAGCAAGAAGAAATCCGCCGGTTGTAAGACGCGTGGAAACCAGAAGTGAAGCTCCTGCTGCTGAAAGCCCTGCTGCTGAAGGCACTACAGAAGCTTAA
- the rimM gene encoding ribosome maturation factor RimM (Essential for efficient processing of 16S rRNA): MNDYFNIGKIAGSHGLTGEVVLEHALGKRSDLKGLQTIFIEERKDSFIPYFIETGKVKNETETYLKLEGINTKESARRINQRNVWLLKADFDKVVGKASAISMLGYKMINDGEHIGDVTEVIEQPMQVLCKIIYKGNEALIPIHQDTLRKIDQKKKEVHVSLPEGLLELYM; encoded by the coding sequence ATGAACGATTACTTCAACATAGGTAAAATTGCAGGCTCGCACGGACTAACAGGCGAAGTAGTGCTGGAGCATGCATTAGGTAAACGTAGCGATCTAAAAGGACTGCAGACTATTTTCATTGAAGAGCGAAAAGATAGCTTCATTCCTTATTTTATAGAAACAGGTAAGGTGAAGAATGAGACTGAAACCTACCTGAAATTGGAAGGTATCAATACCAAAGAATCCGCACGCCGCATCAACCAGCGCAATGTATGGTTGCTAAAAGCAGATTTTGATAAAGTAGTTGGTAAGGCTTCAGCTATATCCATGCTTGGTTACAAAATGATCAATGATGGTGAACACATTGGAGATGTAACTGAAGTGATAGAACAACCCATGCAGGTGCTCTGCAAGATCATCTACAAAGGCAATGAAGCACTTATTCCCATACACCAGGACACACTGCGGAAAATAGACCAAAAGAAAAAGGAAGTGCATGTGTCGCTGCCGGAGGGTTTGTTGGAGCTTTATATGTAA
- a CDS encoding DinB family protein yields the protein MPTYKTNELIEQLQQQTENFLQEAISEWQLMPAAVLLQQPAAGKWSAAQCLEHLNSYGRYYLPAIEKAIEASKAKGQNGTKSFSSGWLGNYFTNMMKPTHKMKKMASPKDHAPKADLDAAKVVGDFIDQQERLLLLLEEAQHIDMNKATVAISIAKFIKLKLGDVFMFLVAHNERHIVQAEKALNSKVKNQKAKDARVA from the coding sequence ATGCCAACGTACAAAACTAATGAGCTGATAGAGCAGCTACAACAACAGACAGAAAACTTTTTACAGGAAGCTATAAGCGAATGGCAACTGATGCCGGCCGCTGTATTGCTTCAACAACCTGCAGCGGGCAAATGGAGTGCAGCACAATGCCTGGAGCACCTGAACAGCTATGGCCGCTACTATCTTCCGGCTATAGAAAAAGCCATTGAAGCTTCTAAAGCAAAAGGACAGAATGGAACGAAAAGCTTTAGCAGTGGCTGGCTTGGCAACTACTTTACCAACATGATGAAGCCTACCCACAAAATGAAGAAAATGGCTTCGCCAAAAGATCATGCGCCTAAAGCTGACCTGGACGCAGCGAAAGTGGTTGGAGATTTTATAGACCAGCAGGAAAGGCTATTGCTATTGCTGGAAGAAGCGCAGCATATTGATATGAATAAAGCCACTGTGGCAATTTCTATAGCGAAGTTTATTAAGCTGAAACTAGGTGATGTTTTCATGTTCCTGGTTGCACACAACGAGCGCCATATTGTGCAGGCAGAGAAAGCGCTGAATTCAAAAGTCAAAAATCAAAAAGCAAAAGATGCCAGGGTGGCCTGA
- the dinB gene encoding DNA polymerase IV, translating into MTSPQRYIAHFDLDSFFVSVEVLNNPSLKGKPVLVGGHSERGVVAACSYEARKFGIHSAMPMKKAMQLCPHAIITNVSRGDYSKYSRIVTDIIAAKAPLFEKASIDEFYLDLTGMDKYFDPYQWTIDLRQEIIDKTQLPISFALAPNKMVAKIATDEAKPNGYIHILHGMEADFLAPLKVNKIPGVGEQTYQVLKRMEIYTIGDIRKYSKKVLENALGKYGAELWDKSLGIHHGEVVPYHEPKSISTENTFETNTADNSFLLAELVRMTEKVAYELRQEQKLTGCIAVKIRYPDFTTVSKQATIDYTLRDDELIAFAKDLFFKLYKAGTPVRLLGVRLSDLTNHAVQANLFDDGEKKNELYKAIDEVKNKFGKGALKKGRTA; encoded by the coding sequence TTGACTTCCCCTCAACGCTATATCGCCCACTTCGATCTCGACAGCTTTTTTGTGTCTGTAGAGGTGCTGAATAATCCTTCACTTAAGGGTAAACCGGTATTGGTAGGGGGTCATAGCGAGAGGGGAGTAGTTGCAGCCTGTAGTTACGAGGCGCGTAAGTTTGGTATACACAGCGCTATGCCTATGAAGAAGGCGATGCAACTATGCCCGCATGCCATTATCACCAATGTAAGCCGCGGCGACTACAGCAAGTATTCCCGAATTGTGACCGACATCATCGCTGCCAAAGCACCGTTGTTTGAAAAAGCCTCCATCGATGAATTCTACCTTGACCTTACTGGCATGGATAAGTATTTTGATCCTTATCAATGGACAATAGACCTGCGCCAGGAGATAATTGATAAGACTCAACTCCCAATTTCTTTTGCATTAGCGCCGAATAAAATGGTAGCTAAAATTGCTACCGATGAAGCAAAACCTAATGGTTATATACATATCCTTCATGGCATGGAAGCCGACTTTCTTGCACCGCTAAAAGTGAATAAAATACCAGGTGTGGGTGAGCAAACTTACCAGGTTCTTAAGCGAATGGAGATCTACACCATTGGTGACATCCGCAAGTACTCAAAGAAAGTTTTAGAAAATGCTTTAGGTAAATACGGAGCTGAATTGTGGGATAAATCGCTGGGTATACATCACGGCGAAGTAGTGCCGTATCATGAGCCAAAATCTATTTCTACAGAAAATACTTTTGAAACGAACACTGCAGACAATTCATTTCTTCTGGCAGAACTGGTTCGGATGACAGAGAAGGTTGCTTATGAATTACGTCAGGAACAAAAGCTAACCGGGTGCATTGCTGTAAAGATCAGGTATCCTGATTTTACCACTGTGTCTAAGCAAGCCACCATAGATTATACGCTGCGCGATGATGAGTTGATTGCTTTTGCAAAGGATCTTTTCTTTAAGCTGTATAAGGCCGGTACACCGGTGCGCTTACTGGGTGTACGTTTGTCCGATCTTACCAATCATGCAGTGCAGGCTAATC